Genomic segment of Desulfuromonadaceae bacterium:
GCCAGAATGTGGGTGGCGATGCGGTCAAGAAACCAGCGGTCGTGGCTGATGACGACGGCGCAGCCGCCGAAATTTTCGAGTGCTTCTTCGAGCGCCCGCATGGTGTTGATATCGAGGTCGTTGGTCGGCTCATCAAGGAGGATGACGTTGGCTCCTTCCTTGAGCATCTTGGCCAGATGGACGCGGTTGCGCTGTCCGCCGGAGAGGACTCCGACCTTGCGCTGCTGGTCGGCTCCGGAGAAGTTGAAACGGCCGACGTAGGCGCGTGAGTTGACCAGCTGGCCACCGAAGTCGAGCTGGTCGTTGCCGCCGCTGATCTCTTCCCAGATGGTCTTGTCGGGATCAAGCGCCCGGCTCTGGTCAACGTAGGCCAGCTTGACCGTATCGCCAATTTTAAAGGTGCCGGCATCCGCCTGCTCCTCGCCGACGATCATTTTGAAGAGGGTCGATTTCCCCGCGCCGTTGGGGCCGATAACCCCGACCAGCCCGCCCGGTGGCAGGGAAAAGTTCATCCCCTCGACCAGCAGTTTGTCGCCAAAGGCCTTGCTGACCTGATCAGCTTCGATGACGACATTGCCGAGCCGCGGCCCCGCCGGGATGAAGAGCTCCAGATCTTTTTCCCGCTGGCGGGCGTCCTGCTCCAGCAACTTTTCGTAGGCGGTGATCCGCGCCTGACTTTTGGCGTGGCGCCCCTTCGGGGACATGCGAATCCATTCCAGCTCACGTTCCAGTGTCTTCTGCCGACCGCTTTCAGCTTTATCCTCTTTGCGCATCCGGTCTTGCTTTTGTTCCAGCCAGCTCGAATAGTTTCCTTTCCAGGGGATCCCTTCGCCACGATCAAGCTCCAGAATCCACCCCGCGACATTGTCGAGAAAATAGCGGTCGTGAGTCACGGCGATGATCGTCCCCGCGTAGCGTTGCAGGTGTTGTTCGAGCCAGGCGACCGACTCGGCATCGAGGTGATTGGTCGGTTCGTCGAGGAGGAGAATGTCCGGTTTTTGCAACAGCAGCCGACACAACGCCACGCGGCGTTTCTCCCCCCCGGAGAGGATTGTGACCTGGGCGTCGCCGGGGGGGCAGCGCAGGGCGTCCATGGCCAGCTCCAGGCGGGAATCGAGTTCCCAGGCGTCAAGTGCGTCGAGTCTGTCCTGCACTTTGGCCTGGCGGTCGCACAGCTTTTCCATATCCGCGTCCGGCTCGGCGAAGGCGGCGTTGATGTCTTCAAACTCCTTGAGCAGGTCGACCGTTTCCTGCACCCCTTCCTCGACCACTTCACGCACCGTTTTGTTACAGTCAAGCAGTGGTTCCTGTTCCAGATAGCCGACGCTGTAACCGGGGGAAAGCACCGCTTCGCCGTTGAATTCCTTGTCAATCCCGGCCATGATACGCAGCAGCGAACTCTTGCCCGAGCCGTTGAGTCCCAGCACGCCGATTTTCGCGCCGTAAAAATAGGAGAGCGAGATGTCCTTGATGACCGGTTTTTTGTCGTAGCTCTTGCTCACCCGCATCATCGAATAAATGATTTTCTTGTCGTCCGCCATGGTCTTTCCTCTTTGATGAATGCGTTCAATAACGCAGATAGTGTCATTGGATTGCACGGTTTTACCGTTGCCGACGGGACATGTCAAGCCGGGAGAGGGGGGACGGCGATTATCGGGCAGGAATTTCAGCAACAAGTTTTATTCTCGCTAAATATTTTTGTCTGGGCTAGAATTCCCGCATGAGTACCCTGGCTTTCATTTTGATTCTGTCCTCCGCCCTGATGCACGCCCTCTGGAATCTGCTGGTCAAGTGCAGCCGTGACAAGACCGTTTTTATCTGGTGGATGTTTATCGCTTCCGGCGGCATGTTGAATCTTCTGGTTTGGAGCCTGCCTGCGCCGTTTCCGCCACTGACCCCGCAGATTCTCGTCCTGAGTGCCGGGGGGGGTGGTTGTTTTGTGCTTTATCATCTGCTTACCGGGCGGGCCTACCGTGATGGCGATCTGTCGATGACCTATCCGCTGGCCCAGACGGCGACCGCCTACGTGCCGATGTGGGGGGTGTTGCTGCTGGGTGAGGAGCTGTCCGTTGTTGGTCTTGGCGGGATCTTCCTGATTCTCGTCGGTGTCTACAGTGTTCAGTTGCGACGCCCGTCTCTCGATGATGCGCTGCGTCCATTGCGTAATCTGCGCAACCCCACGGTGCAAGCGGCGCTGGCCGCTGGTTTTGTCTACTCGATCGGTGCCGTTTTTGACAAGCGCGGGGTGCTTTCGTACCCCCCTTTTTATTTTACTTATCTGCTCGTGATGGCGATGCTCCTGTTTATGTCCCTCAATCTGCTGCGTTCGCGCTATCGGGGGCGTGTGCTGGCGGAGTGGCAGTGCAGTCGCCCGCTCATCCTCCTCTCCGGACCGGTGATGATGGGGTCTTTTCTGACCTTTCGCTATGCCCTGACGATCACCCCGCTCAGCTATGCCGTTCCGGCAAGGCAGGTCAGTTTGCTCTTCGGCATCCTGCTCGGTGTCTATTTTCTTGGCGAATCGTTCGGTCGTATTCGCTTTATCGCCGGTCTGCTGGTTTTGGCAGGGGTTTTTCTGCTGCGCCTGGGGTAATGTCTGTACGGTGCTGGCGATACGCATTAAGGGAAACGCCATTTTATTCTTCAGTCAGATTAAATATTTTTTCATTGACACGTCAATCATCTGTCGTTATATAGTTATGGTCAGACCAATTTAACGGTCTTTTTTTATTCTCTGACCCAAAAAGCAATGTGGCGGTAAGATGACAGAACTTGTGCTTATATTGATCAGCGCGATTTTCGTTAACAACTTTGTCCTTGCCCGTTTTCTCGGTATTTGCCCGTTCATGGGGGTGTCGAAGAAGGTTGAGACGGCGGTTGGCATGGGGATGGCGGTTGCTTTCGTCATGACTGTTGCGACGGTGGTGACCTGGTTTCTGCACTATTTTATTCTCCAGCCGCTCGGTATTGAATATTTGCAGACCATCGTTTTTATTCTGGTGATTGCCGCGCTGGTGCAGCTGGTCGAAATGGTGATTCAGAAAGTCAGTCCGGTCCTCTACCAGTCTCTTGGTATTTTCCTGCCGTTAATTACCACCAACTGTGCGGTGCTCGGCCTGGCCGTGTTGAATATTCAAAAAGAGTACACCTTTCTTGAAGGGGTTTTTTTTGCCATCGGCGCGGCGGCCGGGTTTACTTTGGCGATGGTTCTCTTTGCCGGACTGCGCGAGCGGATTGATCTGTGCCCGGTGCCGCGTAGCTTTCGGGGGACGGCGATTGCCATGGTGACCGCAGGGTTGCTGTCACTGGCGTTCATGGGGTTTGCCGGCATGGTGAAGGGATAAATTGCCGGTGAAGAGTGTGATTAACGATGCTTGAAGCGATTTTAAGTCTGGGTGGTGTCGGCTTTTTCGCGGCGCTTGCCCTGGGTTTTGCAGCGCGGAAATTTGCTGTCGAAGTCGATGCGCGTGAGGCCGCGATTCTTGAAGTACTGCCCGGCGCCAACTGCGGCGCCTGCGGTTTTCCCGGCTGTGGTGGTTACGCCAGGGCGGTTGCCTCCGGAGCTGTCGCCCCGGAGTTGTGCCCCCCCGGCGGGCCCGAGACGGTGGCCAGAATTGCCAGAATTATCGGCGTCGCGGCGATTGCGGTTGATCCGCAGGTGGCCGTGGTGATTTGTCAGGGGGATCAGCAGCGGGCGACCGAAAAATACCGTTACCTCGGTATCAGCGATTGCCGCGCCGCGCAGAAGCTTGCCGACGGGCCGAAGACCTGCCCCGGCGGCTGCCTGGGGCTGGGGACCTGCGCGGCGATCTGCCCCTTCGGGGCGATTACCATGACCGATCAGCACCTGGCGGTGATTGATCGCGACAAGTGCGTCGGTTGTCGTAAATGCGTTGAGCCCTGTCCGCGACAGGTGATCAAGATGACGCCCCGCTCAGTCTCCGTGCACGTGCTTTGCAACAGCCATGACAAAGGCGCGCTGGTGCGTCAGTATTGTCAGGTGGGGTGTATCGCTTGTCAGCTGTGTAAAAAAGTGGCACCGGAAGCTTACGTGATCGAAGATTTTCTGGCCCGTGTCGATTATCGCCATGCGGTCAAGCCGACCGCCGGTGTCGAAGTGGCCATTGAAAAGTGTCCGACCCATTGTATCCGCGATGACAATCCGCCGCCAGCCCCCGTGCCCGACGAGAAACCTGCTCCGCAGGCGGCCTGAAGTGCTCTCGAGATGAAACTGAAGAGATGAAGATAAAACGTTTTTCGGGCGGGCTGCATCCGCCGGAACATAAATCGACTGCTGCCAGGGCGATTGAACAGTGTTCACTGCCGGACGAGCTGGTCATCCCGCTGGCGCAACATATCGGTGCCCCTGCCGAGCCGTGCGTGGTGATCGGTGACACGGTGGCCAAGGGGCAGCTCATCGCGCAGCCCCGCGGATTCGTTTCGGTGCCGATTCACGCGTCAAGTTCCGGGGTGGTGACGGCGGTCGAGCCGCGTCTGCACCCCATGGGACGTCCGTTGCTGGCGATTGTGATCAAACCGGATGGCCGTGACGCCTGGCCCGACGGTCTTGAGGGCGGGATGAATCCGTTGCTGGTCAATCCGTTAACGCTGCCGCCGAGTCGCTTGCGCGATATGGTATGCAATGCCGGAGTAGTCGGTCTGGGGGGAGCGACTTTTCCCACGCATGTTAAATTGTCGCCGCCGGGCGGGAAAAAAATCGACACCCTGATTCTCAACGGCGTTGAATGCGAACCGTACCTCACCGCTGATCACCGTCTGATGCTTGAGGAGACGGGCCGGGTTCTTGCCGGGATCGATATTCTGCGGCGGATTCTCGGGGTCGAACGGGTCTGTATCGGCATCGAGGAAAACAAGCCGGACGCGATTGCGGTGATGCGCGACGCCTGCGTGCGGCGCGACATTGAGGTGATTGCGCTCAAGGTGATGTATCCGCAGGGGGCGGAAAAGCAATTGATCCTTGCGGTAACCGGGCGTCAGACGCCTTCCGGCGGTTTGCCGATGGATGTCGGGGTGGTGGTACAGAATGTCGGCACTGCGGCGGCGGTGGCCGATGCCATTATTCACGGTCGCCCGCTGGTTGAGCGGATCGCGACGATTACTGGTCCGGCGCTGGTTGAACCGAAGAATCTGCGCATCCGCATCGGTACTTCGTTACGTCATCTGGTCGCCGAGTGTGGTGGACTGCGTGAAGAGGTGGTCAAGGTGATTATGGGAGGGCCGATGATGGGGCAGACCCAGTTGTCTCTTGATGTACCCGCCATCCGGGGGACCTCCGGGCTGTTGCTGCTCGGCAAAAATGCGGTAGCGACGCGGTCGGAAGGCCCCTGTATCCGTTGCGCACGCTGTGTAAGTGTCTGCCCGGCACGCTTGCTGCCGACGACGATCTCGGCCTACGCACGCCGCGACATGATTGCCGAGGCGGAACGGTTCAACGCCCTTGACTGCATCGAATGTGGCTGCTGTGCCTATAGTTGTCCTGCCCGCATCCCGCTGGTGCAGTCGATTCGTCAGGTCAAAGGGGCGATTCTGGCCAAACGGAGATTGTCCTGACATGACAGAACAATACTATCTCTCCTCCTCGCCCCATATGCATTCCGGCGCAACTACCGACAAGGTGATGCGCGACGTGATTTACGCATTGCTCCCTGCCTGTCTGACGGCGGTGTGGTTTTTCGGGCTTGCCGCATTGACCACCTTGCTGCTGTGCGTTGCTTCCTGTCTGGTTGCCGAAGCGGCGTGTCTCAAATTGCAGGGGCGGGCGCAGACCCCCCTGGCTGACGGCAGTGCGGTGTTGACCGGTCTTTTGCTGGCGCTTAATCTGCCCGCCGCTGCACCCTGGTGGCTGGCAGTGCTCGGCGGCGGGGTGGCCATTGTTATCGGCAAGCAGGTTTACGGCGGTCTCGGGTACAACCTGTTCAACCCGGCATTGGTGGCGCGGGTGGTGCTGCTGATCTCTTTTCCGATCCAGATGACCAGCTGGACCGCTCCGCTGAGTTCGGCTTCGGGGGTGGACGCGGTGACCATGGCAACGCCCCTTGGCGAATGGAAAACCGCCGTGATGCTCACCGGTAAGCTGCCTGCTGTGCAGTCGGCAGACTATCTCAACTATCTGACCGGCAACATGGCCGGGTGTCTTGGCGAGGTTTCCGCCGTCGCCGTACTGATTGGCGCGGCTTATCTCTTCTGGCGGCGTATCATCACCTGGCATATCCCCCTGACTTTTGTTGTTACGGTGGCGGTGCTGACCGGCATCTTCTGGCTCGTCGATCCGACGCGTTATCCCGATCCGTTGCTGCATTTGTTGACCGGCGGCTTGCTGCTCGGTGCCTTTTTCATGGCAACCGACATGGTGACTTCGCCGGTATCCTCTACGGGGATGATCATCTTCGGGTTCGGCTGCGGGTTGATCACGGTCCTGATCCGACTCTTCGGTGGCTATCCGGAAGGTGTGTCGTTCGCGATTCTGCTGATGAATGCGGCGACGCCGTTGATTGATCGCTACACGCCACCGCGCAAGTTTGGTGCGGTCGGGGAGGGGGGGCGATGAGAGAAATTCTCCGGCTGGTCTGCACCTTGACCCTGATTGCATGCATTGCCGGTGCCGTATTGTCGTTGGTCGAGGTGGCAACGCGCGAACCGATCGCGGCACAGCGGCGTCTGGTGATGTTGCGTGCGCTACAGGCGGTGTTACCCGCATTCGATAACCAACCTGATAACGACACCGTGGTCCTTGGCCGTGGTCGTGACAAGCGTGGACGGGAACTCAGGCAAACCTTCTTCCGCGCGCGCAACGGCGGCAAGCTGGTCGGCATCGCCTGCAGTGTAACCGCCCCCGATGGCTATAGCGGCAATATCGACATCATGGTCGGGATCACCCCGGACGGAACGGTTCAGGGCATCGAGATCCTCTCCCATATGGAAACTCCGGGATTGGGCGACAAGATCACCCAGCAACCGTTCAAACAGCAATTTCATGACAAGTCGCTCGACAATGCTGATTGGCGGGTGAAAAAGGACGGCGGGGCGTTTGATCAGATTACCGGTGCGACAATTTCCCCCCGGGCGGTCGTCGGTGCGGTGCGCAAGGCGCTGGAATTTTATCACCGGAACAGCGCCGCGATCACGGTGCCAGAACCACCGGAAACTCCGCCGACAGGAGGGGGAGAATGAGTGTGCTGCAAGAGTTCAGCAAAGGGTTGTGGCGAGAAAATGCGGTATTCAAGCTGCTCCTCGGTCTGTGTCCGACTCTGGCGGTCACCACCAGTGCCGAGAATGGCCTCGGTATGGGGCTGGCGACGACATTTGTGTTGCTCTGCTCCAACAGCGTCGTTTCGCTGTTGCGCAAGGTGATCCCGCCGCAAGTCCGGATTCCGGCTTTCATTGTCATTATCGCGTCGTTTGTAACCGTCGTCCAGTTGTGTATGGAAGCCTATCTTTACAGCCTGTATCAGGCGCTGGGCATCTTTATTCCGCTGATCGTGGTCAATTGCCTGATCCTTGGCCGGGCAGAAGCCTTTGCGTCGAAAAACACCTTCCGTAGGGCTTTTTTTGACGGCCTCGGGATGGGCACAGGTTTTACTCTGGCCCTGTTTTTGCTTGGCGCAGTGCGAGAAATTTTTGGTTCCGGCACGTTGCTCGGTGTCGCCCTTTTCGGGGAGGGTTATCAGCCCCTGTTGTTAATGATCCTGCCACCTGGCGCTTTTATCACCCTGGGTCTGTTGCTGGCCGCGATGAATCGCTTTGAGTCACGACAAAAATAACCTGCCCACCTGCCGCTTCAGCGCCTTTCCCGGTTCTTCTGTTGCGCACCTATAGCTGACTTTCTTTGTCCCCTATTTTGATGAATAACTACCTGTTAACAATTAGTTAGAACTGAAAAAATTGCATACTGTATACTGTATTTTTTCCTTGACAAGGGGCTTAATTTGTCTTAACTTGCACCGCCGAACGAGCACAAGAGAGCTCGTCAGATAATGTCAGACGAAACATCCTATATGAACTGCCGAGAGGAGCTTTTTCCATGCTTGAAAGTTACCTGCCGATACTCTTTCTGATCCTGGTCGCGATAGGCTTCGGGGTTATCGTCGTTGTTCTTTCACGACTGATTGGGCAGAAGAAGCCGACCGCCATCAAGCTGGCTCCGTACGAGTGCGGGATGCCACCGGTCGGAAGCGCACGTGAACGGTTTTCCATCAAGTTTTACATCATCGCCATGCTCTTCATTCTGTTCGATATTGAGGCGGTCTTTCTCTACCCCTGGGCGGTCATGTTCAAGCGGTTGGGTCTCTTCGGTTTCGTAGAGATGGGCGTCTTCATCGCGATTTTGCTGGTCGGTTATATTTACGTCTGGAAAAAAGGAGCACTGGAATGGGAATAGAGGAGACTCTGGGCAACAACGTCATCACGACGTCGCTGGATAAGCTGGTCAACTGGTCGCGCTCTCGTTCGCTGTGGCCGATGACCTTCGGTCTGGCCTGTTGTGCCATCGAAATGATGGCCACCGGCGCCGCCCGTTTTGACCTTGACCGTTTTGGTATCCTGTTCCGCGCCTCGCCGCGGCAATCGGACCTGATTGTGATCGCCGGGACGGTTACCAAGAAGATGCTGCCGGTTATTCAGACGGTGTACGAGCAGATGCCGGAACCCCGTTATGTTATCGCGATGGGCGCCTGTGCCTGTTCGGGAGGAATTTTCGACACTTACAGTACAGTCCAGGGGATTGATGAGGGATTGCCGGTCGATGTTTATATCCCCGGTTGCCCGCCGCGCCCCGAGGGTTTGCTCTACGGCTTTATGAAGCTGCAAGAGAAGATCATGGCGGAACGGAATTCGTTCGGTGCGGTGATCGGTATTGGTGACCGGATCGACGGCGTCTAATCAGGAATACGACGGGGTTAATCGATATGAGTGAACATGTAGCAGTTGCCAAACTGCAAGGTAAA
This window contains:
- a CDS encoding EamA family transporter; this encodes MSTLAFILILSSALMHALWNLLVKCSRDKTVFIWWMFIASGGMLNLLVWSLPAPFPPLTPQILVLSAGGGGCFVLYHLLTGRAYRDGDLSMTYPLAQTATAYVPMWGVLLLGEELSVVGLGGIFLILVGVYSVQLRRPSLDDALRPLRNLRNPTVQAALAAGFVYSIGAVFDKRGVLSYPPFYFTYLLVMAMLLFMSLNLLRSRYRGRVLAEWQCSRPLILLSGPVMMGSFLTFRYALTITPLSYAVPARQVSLLFGILLGVYFLGESFGRIRFIAGLLVLAGVFLLRLG
- the ettA gene encoding energy-dependent translational throttle protein EttA; translated protein: MADDKKIIYSMMRVSKSYDKKPVIKDISLSYFYGAKIGVLGLNGSGKSSLLRIMAGIDKEFNGEAVLSPGYSVGYLEQEPLLDCNKTVREVVEEGVQETVDLLKEFEDINAAFAEPDADMEKLCDRQAKVQDRLDALDAWELDSRLELAMDALRCPPGDAQVTILSGGEKRRVALCRLLLQKPDILLLDEPTNHLDAESVAWLEQHLQRYAGTIIAVTHDRYFLDNVAGWILELDRGEGIPWKGNYSSWLEQKQDRMRKEDKAESGRQKTLERELEWIRMSPKGRHAKSQARITAYEKLLEQDARQREKDLELFIPAGPRLGNVVIEADQVSKAFGDKLLVEGMNFSLPPGGLVGVIGPNGAGKSTLFKMIVGEEQADAGTFKIGDTVKLAYVDQSRALDPDKTIWEEISGGNDQLDFGGQLVNSRAYVGRFNFSGADQQRKVGVLSGGQRNRVHLAKMLKEGANVILLDEPTNDLDINTMRALEEALENFGGCAVVISHDRWFLDRIATHILAFEGDSKVVFFEGNWSAYEEDRKKRLGAEAERPHRIKYRQLTRQ
- a CDS encoding NADH-quinone oxidoreductase subunit B, which translates into the protein MGIEETLGNNVITTSLDKLVNWSRSRSLWPMTFGLACCAIEMMATGAARFDLDRFGILFRASPRQSDLIVIAGTVTKKMLPVIQTVYEQMPEPRYVIAMGACACSGGIFDTYSTVQGIDEGLPVDVYIPGCPPRPEGLLYGFMKLQEKIMAERNSFGAVIGIGDRIDGV
- a CDS encoding RnfABCDGE type electron transport complex subunit G encodes the protein MREILRLVCTLTLIACIAGAVLSLVEVATREPIAAQRRLVMLRALQAVLPAFDNQPDNDTVVLGRGRDKRGRELRQTFFRARNGGKLVGIACSVTAPDGYSGNIDIMVGITPDGTVQGIEILSHMETPGLGDKITQQPFKQQFHDKSLDNADWRVKKDGGAFDQITGATISPRAVVGAVRKALEFYHRNSAAITVPEPPETPPTGGGE
- a CDS encoding electron transport complex subunit E, with protein sequence MSVLQEFSKGLWRENAVFKLLLGLCPTLAVTTSAENGLGMGLATTFVLLCSNSVVSLLRKVIPPQVRIPAFIVIIASFVTVVQLCMEAYLYSLYQALGIFIPLIVVNCLILGRAEAFASKNTFRRAFFDGLGMGTGFTLALFLLGAVREIFGSGTLLGVALFGEGYQPLLLMILPPGAFITLGLLLAAMNRFESRQK
- a CDS encoding RnfABCDGE type electron transport complex subunit D; the protein is MTEQYYLSSSPHMHSGATTDKVMRDVIYALLPACLTAVWFFGLAALTTLLLCVASCLVAEAACLKLQGRAQTPLADGSAVLTGLLLALNLPAAAPWWLAVLGGGVAIVIGKQVYGGLGYNLFNPALVARVVLLISFPIQMTSWTAPLSSASGVDAVTMATPLGEWKTAVMLTGKLPAVQSADYLNYLTGNMAGCLGEVSAVAVLIGAAYLFWRRIITWHIPLTFVVTVAVLTGIFWLVDPTRYPDPLLHLLTGGLLLGAFFMATDMVTSPVSSTGMIIFGFGCGLITVLIRLFGGYPEGVSFAILLMNAATPLIDRYTPPRKFGAVGEGGR
- the rsxC gene encoding electron transport complex subunit RsxC produces the protein MKIKRFSGGLHPPEHKSTAARAIEQCSLPDELVIPLAQHIGAPAEPCVVIGDTVAKGQLIAQPRGFVSVPIHASSSGVVTAVEPRLHPMGRPLLAIVIKPDGRDAWPDGLEGGMNPLLVNPLTLPPSRLRDMVCNAGVVGLGGATFPTHVKLSPPGGKKIDTLILNGVECEPYLTADHRLMLEETGRVLAGIDILRRILGVERVCIGIEENKPDAIAVMRDACVRRDIEVIALKVMYPQGAEKQLILAVTGRQTPSGGLPMDVGVVVQNVGTAAAVADAIIHGRPLVERIATITGPALVEPKNLRIRIGTSLRHLVAECGGLREEVVKVIMGGPMMGQTQLSLDVPAIRGTSGLLLLGKNAVATRSEGPCIRCARCVSVCPARLLPTTISAYARRDMIAEAERFNALDCIECGCCAYSCPARIPLVQSIRQVKGAILAKRRLS
- the rsxA gene encoding electron transport complex subunit RsxA produces the protein MTELVLILISAIFVNNFVLARFLGICPFMGVSKKVETAVGMGMAVAFVMTVATVVTWFLHYFILQPLGIEYLQTIVFILVIAALVQLVEMVIQKVSPVLYQSLGIFLPLITTNCAVLGLAVLNIQKEYTFLEGVFFAIGAAAGFTLAMVLFAGLRERIDLCPVPRSFRGTAIAMVTAGLLSLAFMGFAGMVKG
- a CDS encoding RnfABCDGE type electron transport complex subunit B, with translation MLEAILSLGGVGFFAALALGFAARKFAVEVDAREAAILEVLPGANCGACGFPGCGGYARAVASGAVAPELCPPGGPETVARIARIIGVAAIAVDPQVAVVICQGDQQRATEKYRYLGISDCRAAQKLADGPKTCPGGCLGLGTCAAICPFGAITMTDQHLAVIDRDKCVGCRKCVEPCPRQVIKMTPRSVSVHVLCNSHDKGALVRQYCQVGCIACQLCKKVAPEAYVIEDFLARVDYRHAVKPTAGVEVAIEKCPTHCIRDDNPPPAPVPDEKPAPQAA
- the ndhC gene encoding NADH-quinone oxidoreductase subunit A; the encoded protein is MLESYLPILFLILVAIGFGVIVVVLSRLIGQKKPTAIKLAPYECGMPPVGSARERFSIKFYIIAMLFILFDIEAVFLYPWAVMFKRLGLFGFVEMGVFIAILLVGYIYVWKKGALEWE